TAACCGTTTTCTCATGGATGCCACCAACAGGGCTGATCTTACCCGGACCGTGCTGGATATCTACAGCACCTACCTGACGCCGGAAAGAATCAAGGCGTTACTGGACAGCTACAGGCCGCTGGTTCAACCGCTTATCACCAGGAGCCCTGATCTTGATCATCTGCCCACCGTTGCAGGGGCAGATTCAGAGGAACAGTGGGCACATGAGTATGCCCGCCTTGTGACGGTGACAAAAATCAACCTTGATCGTTATCTGGCGTCATTGAATCAGCCAATGCCGTTTTGGCAGAGTGCAACCGTGGAGGGATCAACTCTGGTGCTGGCCTGGGATCCTGCCGTGGATTTACAAGGCGGGGCTGTCACCTATGACATTCAGATTGCAAGTGACCCTGCGTTCAGTACCGTTATCCATAGCACCTCAACCTATTCGGACACCAGTCTGACCATGGCCAAACCAGCTGCCGGAACCTACTATCTGCGGGTGATTGCCAGAAATGCGGCAGGGCTGACGACCACCGGGTTTGATCGCCATGATACTGAAGGAACAACCTATTGGGGGGTTTTACAGTTCACGGTATCCTGAGAATATGAAAGTATGGCTCAACGAGCCATACCGGCCACTGTCCCGGCACAGGCGTCATAGACCAGTCCTTGCAGAACCGTTGCTGCTGAGGAGCCGGTCTTGACCCCGACATCCCCCCGGTACAACCGCTCAAACAGGGCCTCCAGCTCAGTCACCGGATATTTTTTAGCCTGGGTGACCTGTTCACCCAGAAAAAACTGGTGGATCTTGAGTTGCTTGCCGATATCAGCAGGGGGCATCTTCTGATCCAGCAGTTCCCGGATCCGCCAGATCCTGCGAAAATGACTGGCCAGAGCCCCCAGGATCATGACCGCCTCTTCACCATTTTGCAACATGGCTTGCAAGGTAGCCAATGCCTTTGCCAGATTCTTTTCCCCCATGAATCTGGCCAGCTCAAAGGCGGTAAATGACTTGCTTTGGCTGACGATTGCCTTGACATCCTCAACCCCGATCACCGGACGACTACCAACATACAGGGCAGCCTTCTCAATCTGTGAAACCAGCTCCTGTAGATTGTTACCCACCATGAAGCCCAGCATCTCGGCTCCTGCCCCATCTATCTTCTTGCCATGCACCGCAGCCTCAGCATTGATAAACGGCCCCAGTTTATTGTCATACAGCTTCTTAAATTCCAGCGTACCGGGCTGTTTCTTGAGCTCGGAAAAAAATTTGCGGCGCAGATCAGGTTTGGCAGCCAGGAACAGCAGGCAGGTTTCCGGACAGGGATTGGCCAGATAGGGCAGCAGCCCCTCCTGGGTTGCTGCCGGCAGCTTGTCAGCCTGCCTGACCACCACCACCCGGCGTTCTGCAAACATCGGTAATGTCTGGGAGGTATCAAGGATCTCGGTCCCTTTGCAATCCGCACCGTAATAGATGTTCAGGTTAAAATCTTTCATGGCAGGATCAACCGCCTTCTCCATGACACGACGACCAGCCCGCTCAACCAGAAACGGCTCTTCACCATAAAAGAAATAGACCGCTGAAAAGCTGCCGGTCTGAAGTTGTTTTTCAAGTTCCTGTTCAGTCATCAGGTTACCTGTTTCTGTGTACAGACCTTCACAACCCTGTCCCGTCCTGCATTTTTCGCTGCATAGAGCGCATTATCAACCTGCTGGATAAATTCATCGATACTGCACCCGGCGCAAAACGCCCCCACCCCGAAACTCATGGTCAAATGAATCGGTTGAGTATCCCAGACAATCTCTTTCCCGCGCACTGCAGCAGCAAGTTTTTCAGCCACTATCACAGCCTGCTCA
Above is a window of Trichlorobacter lovleyi SZ DNA encoding:
- the holA gene encoding DNA polymerase III subunit delta, with product MTEQELEKQLQTGSFSAVYFFYGEEPFLVERAGRRVMEKAVDPAMKDFNLNIYYGADCKGTEILDTSQTLPMFAERRVVVVRQADKLPAATQEGLLPYLANPCPETCLLFLAAKPDLRRKFFSELKKQPGTLEFKKLYDNKLGPFINAEAAVHGKKIDGAGAEMLGFMVGNNLQELVSQIEKAALYVGSRPVIGVEDVKAIVSQSKSFTAFELARFMGEKNLAKALATLQAMLQNGEEAVMILGALASHFRRIWRIRELLDQKMPPADIGKQLKIHQFFLGEQVTQAKKYPVTELEALFERLYRGDVGVKTGSSAATVLQGLVYDACAGTVAGMAR